From the Porites lutea chromosome 5, jaPorLute2.1, whole genome shotgun sequence genome, the window CTTGATTTTATATTTCGAAGTAAATGCAGTATAGCttaatatggaatttctgtccgTATCAAGGATGTCTTTAACATCTTTCACACCTGCAGTGAACCAAGATTTATAGAAAATTGGTTTGTTCTCTATTCTTATGAGGGAGTTGTGCCAGATCTGAGCTGACGTGAAATCTAGATTGTTGTCCTTATAATTTAGGGTCGTCCAATATTCCATAATCTCAACTGAAAACGGTCTCGTAGATTAAGTAAACGAACGTCTTTAGGGCATAAGTTTCCCCATAAAACTAATTTCCCTCCGAATTGTTCTAGTGGATGATTGAAAAAAAGCTTCCATTTCCCTGTATCTTGATCATCTAGATAGCTTTTAACCCATTTCATTTTTAAGGCCTGGTTAAAACTAGCAATATCGATCATCTTTAGCCCTCCCTTACTGTAATCGTTGATCAtttctattctttttattttgtcctCTTTATTGCCCCAAGGAAAATAGTATAAtagagcgttaatttcctttatgaCCCCTTTCGGTGTCGGAAGGGAGGACAAAACGTAAACAATCTGAGATACTGCTAGAGGTTTGAGAATGGCAATTCTACCCATAAGTGCGAGTCTTCTGGCCGGCCAGCCCCCGaagatttttttaatcttttctaTTTTCTCAGTGAAATTATTGTCAACATTGGCTGGCCTCGATGTCGAGAACCAAACTCCTAAGGCGTAGACCTTTCCCTCTGCCCAAAAAATAGGTTTGCTCGAAGGCATAACAGCATTAGTATTCTTGTGTAAACCTATCCAGAAGGCTTCAGTTTTCTCATAGTTGCTTTCAAACCTGATATATTTGCAAATATGTCTAGTACGTATAATGCTCTCGAAAAAGAGCGTTCTGAGCCATTTAAGATCATTGTTGTGTCATCAATGCCATCAATGCCATCCATTGTCATCAATGCCATCCATTGTTAAGGACACAGCTACTTATTTTCGTATAAAAATGTTTAACCCGGCTTACCAAGGATGTTTCAAAGTTAAAGTGTCTGagtgttttctctataaaagaCTACTCTATACTATCGAAggctttttcaaaatgtgcAAATAACAAAAGGCCCGGGATTTTTTCCACATTTGTGTGGTTAATAATACTCTCAATAAGTCTGATATTTTCTCCTATAaatctgtttttcaaaaaaccggTTTGATCGTTATTTATTATGTTCGGCAAACATTTCGCTATGCGGTTTGCTGTGGATTTAGCTACGATCTTGTAGTCGCAATTGAGAAGAGTTATAGGTCTCCAGTTCTTTAAAAGGTTAGCcggtttgttttttgtgtttttcagtaAGAGGGTAATTAGATCTCTTCTTTGAGAAATTGATAAACAATGTTTATCATATGCACCATTTAGTGCattaaggtctcggtaaaggaaaacTAGGTgtccacagaaaaaaaattatagtcgcgcgagtattttcgctacaaaggcaagttatgtatcaaattaaagctaaaatacTAAATCAccttataaaagattttatttcatcgaatttcaaaaggcgcttaAGTTTTCTGCTCTCGAACTCGAGGTATcgagtttactgctgaagctctagccctttcgcgttgttaaacattcacttcctttttattgcatctgattgacagataaaagacctaatcaaagaaagactatcgtcaactcgtgggtacgttgtaCGTtgctctggttttcccacagtgaattttaggaaatgatataaattcagattataaatatactatccttgttctggaaacacaatacttttcttgctgtttattgcactttagtaacagttatttaagtatatatttaaaaacaaaacaaaaaaacccagcaaaacaaataagcaaacaagacaaaacaaaaaagaaaaaaaaaaaggaagaagggaaaaagaaggcCCTTAGCAGAATCTGAACCTGGTACCTTCGGGTAGACCCgacctcacatagccactacgccattgaGGATGGTCACATGATTCGGCGAAAAGTCTCAagtttaatgccttttccatggaacgTCCGCCGGAAAACGACTGGggcaaacgatcgagccataCTTTCAAAAACtgctcgaagcaatcggatgaaattaaggctaattgaaaccaggctactgacagtaaaaaacaatgtaaatgcatttcatggcaatgaaagaacatatgcgatacaaagccgacacaactcctccgcgaagtaggacgcaaaacattGGCTTATGTTTTCtcatctcgatttccgctgttattttaaaggtaatgctcaaactcacatccatttcccccgtgatcttggggagtccttaagaagaagaagaagaagaagtgcctttatttaccatacatttcaccagtccgtattttatagtccgtattttatacccagtccgcagtccgtagtccgcagtccgtgttttacaCTAACCGCTATAAATTCgttcatacacataacctactacactactacaaggtaggagatcaagccagcgtcgaagttgaaggagtcgaagagcaaatgctcatcttctcgtcaagtttaacgcctggacgggtcaaaggcttttgaatcgtactaatttgaaagattccggcgtgtcttaaatttggtaagacctctatcctaaccgtgctgtagcgcacgacgcacgctctcagcgaggaatttgatgctaccgaacttcggcgagcgcgtccttctttggaaacgatagatcttcgcgctctcgagttcggacccgattaattacgaagtgcgtctactacgagtgagcgagggactcatttgcatatctctgtccctgcaataactcgtggtacgctcgcgcgtacccacgagttaaaaaagggtgtgaggaaatttgcgtatgtctcgtattagcggaattattgcattttaaACTAAAAAGTCGAATCTCAAGCGCGatttacgcaaagaaactgacataaaatgagTTACAGAGGGAAATCGGAAATTTCTCACACCCTTTTTGAGTCTATATCATTATCCATCATATCTGAAAGTTTCAAAACGATAGCTTAAAAACCGTCCCGACTGGAGGTCGgagaattttgatttttgcgtCTAGAATAGAGTGAGAGAAAATCAGCTCTAAAGATTTAGCGCGAGGTCCACGTTTAGCTGGTTAGCTCTGCCCCCACTTGAACCTTAATTAACTCTAGCTAATCAGCTTCCGCGCAAGTAACAGAGGAATTAGTCATGGTCATAGTTGTTCGTTTGTGCGGGATTACGCGGGAAGTTTTGTTAACACTTCGGCTTGGTGAAAGGTGAAATAGTCGGTAGCAAGCAATCCCTTCTTCTTAGCGATGGGGAAAGTTAAACCTACAAAGAGAAAATCGCGTAAGGGGAAGAAGAAAGAGACAGCAGAGGTTCCTATTGAAAAGACGGAAGCCAAGCGCCTCATGTTACGGGAAATTCGTGAGGAAGGGTATGTAATCTTAGCGTTTCAGCCTGGACTCAATCGCGGTGCAATCGTGCAGATTACGCtcgaaaaaaaacattttaaataatGTGACTCCAAAATCAATCTGCTCGATTATCTTAAAGGAACTGTATTGACAAGGAAATGCAGAGGATAATGAAATCATTGTTGGTTATCAGGCCTGTAGGACTACGCAAATGTCAAACCGCCACGTGGATACTCATGCATTTTACGTGCAAGTCGTGGCATGcctgataaaaataaaaattatatatttatcCTAATATTTATGCGAGTTATGCACAGGATCCTGGAGTGAACCGAATGAATTTTCTAAGGATGAGCCCTTTCTTTTACTTGTTATTTCCAGATAGCTGGAATTGCAGTTTGATCTACTGTTTTGTTACTAGATATGACGGGGAATTTTTCGCCGATAACTTGGAGACAAAGATGGCAGATCGCATGAAGCGGGGAAAGCTTCCACGCAGGATACGCTATCTTGAGTATTGTCATTGGGCGCACTCTCTCATGGTAGGTTGGAAGGATGGACGCTTACTCTGCAAGGGGAATGTAAAACGTCTTATGAATtcttagtggaaagcctttgtaGCTTGTAAACAGGTAAACATT encodes:
- the LOC140938801 gene encoding uncharacterized protein, which gives rise to MGKVKPTKRKSRKGKKKETAEVPIEKTEAKRLMLREIREEGYDGEFFADNLETKMADRMKRGKLPRRIRYLEYCHWAHSLMRKEIGPSDAQFSFSSTVLSFIRALIPGEVVGKIREVRIHKKQFSFNCSI